The Paenibacillus spongiae nucleotide sequence TTACGGAATATATAGGGGTCGGGCAGTGTGTTCACTTCCAGGATCCAGGGCTTGAAGGACGTATCGATCGCGACATCGATGCCGATCTCCTTTAACCTCGGATACCGGCTCTCCAGCTGGATGGCCACATCCGTACCCAGCTTGCGAAGCCGGTTCTTATACGCAGGTATATCGGCAGCCGATAGATGCGTCGCCATCAATCGTTCGATTGCCATCGGCGTTCCGCCGCTGTGATAATTGGTAACAATCTTAGCCGGATTGCCGAGACGTCCGATAATACCGGTCGTTTCCCAGCGGTTCGACGGGTTTTTCTGAACCATGACCCGTATATCGAACCGGCGCTTTGAATGCCGAAGCAGATGAATACCGCGCTGAATAAGATAGGTTCGGCTGCCGATCAGCCGTTGAAGCTGATCAGCCATCGTCTCAAACGAAGAAAATATCCGCAAATTAGTGCCGTGTTGGAAGGTATAGACGTCGTTGGGACGTTTTTCAACCCGTATGACTCCAATACCGAATGTTCCCGCATCGGGTTTAACATAGACCATGGCGTACTCATTCAACATCTGTCGTAACGTTTCTTTGCTCCACCTGCGGGTTGAAGGTATGGATCCGCTAATCGAGTCGGATTGCAGCAGAACGTTCGTCTTCGCCCACTTGCTTTGCACGCGTTGGATGGCCAAAGGGGCTCCACCTTTCAGTAATAGGGTTCAATCATGGAATTAATGCAGGCAAGACAGAGGTGGAAAACGATGTTATAATAGGGATAATGCCTTTTTTGCGTTCACTTAAGCACTCCTGTCATTAGTTTATGGCGGAGAAAACCAAGTGGCACAGGCATCTGCCCAACGTTACGGGGTACATTAAGCCCAAACCTCGCTTGAAAGTTGACGGCGGCAACGTTTAAGCGGAGGGTGTTTGTGAAAATACTATAATGTTTCTAGCATTGCTTATTTACGATAGTCCAAGCTTCGAAGCCAGTTTACCGTTGTGGTGCTGACTAGAGAAGCCGGGCGTTTACTTATAGGAGGTCAACAATGGCGGAAGAACAAAGTTCGCAACTACGAGATCGCGATATTGGCACCGAGATGCGAGAATCGTTTATTGATTATGCGATGAGCATCATTGTCAGCCGCGCACTTCCCGATGTAAGGGACGGCCTCAAGCCGGT carries:
- a CDS encoding YheC/YheD family protein, yielding MAIQRVQSKWAKTNVLLQSDSISGSIPSTRRWSKETLRQMLNEYAMVYVKPDAGTFGIGVIRVEKRPNDVYTFQHGTNLRIFSSFETMADQLQRLIGSRTYLIQRGIHLLRHSKRRFDIRVMVQKNPSNRWETTGIIGRLGNPAKIVTNYHSGGTPMAIERLMATHLSAADIPAYKNRLRKLGTDVAIQLESRYPRLKEIGIDVAIDTSFKPWILEVNTLPDPYIFRKLRDKSVFQRVYRYCVAYGRYKRKRH